In a genomic window of Nodosilinea sp. E11:
- a CDS encoding adenylate/guanylate cyclase domain-containing protein, whose protein sequence is MANALSSVQHFSRGWPKLLAVAAGYFIVAKLSLQFTILFGDGEPVLPIWPPAGYSQGVLLLTGAPLTPGITVGSLLFTLTSSDLDWHWHLVAAVNNTLQPLMGVWLLRRVGFSNSLARVKDVGAFIGLGAVATAIFSATVGITYFCLMTPMVWATYFSAWFSWWISNVTGVVLITSLMITWQQGIRRFRNCYAPLIGLWLAVLIALSWYVFCTADSHYSLSYMLFPVVMWAALRLGPFGAALGSALVTVIATWGITQAAGTLVPAFPNQNLALLHLQAYLCVLTFTALILAGVVAEREQARQALQAEKEKSEQLLLNILPLPIATRLKQGRSTIADHFAEVTVLFADIVEFTQLSETLSPQELVALLNDVFSQFDHLAEQHQLEKIKTIGDAYMAVGGIPYERHDHAQAVADMALDMQAMAQTFSDRTGKAFRLRIGINTGPVVAGVIGTKKFIYDLWGDTVNTASRMESFGVADHIQVTETTYHCLKDSYDLDLRGEVLVKGKGPMRTYFLRQKTFVATVHSI, encoded by the coding sequence ATGGCTAATGCTTTATCGTCGGTTCAGCACTTCAGCCGAGGGTGGCCCAAGCTTTTAGCTGTGGCAGCGGGCTATTTTATTGTGGCCAAACTCAGTCTTCAATTCACTATTCTATTTGGTGACGGGGAGCCGGTTCTACCCATTTGGCCCCCAGCGGGCTACAGCCAAGGCGTTTTACTGCTGACGGGGGCCCCCCTGACCCCGGGAATCACCGTGGGGTCGCTCTTATTTACCCTCACCTCCTCTGATCTAGACTGGCACTGGCATCTGGTTGCCGCCGTCAACAACACTCTTCAGCCGCTAATGGGGGTTTGGCTGTTGCGTCGGGTCGGTTTCAGCAACTCGCTCGCTCGGGTTAAAGATGTGGGAGCCTTCATTGGTCTGGGGGCCGTAGCCACAGCTATCTTTAGCGCTACGGTAGGCATCACCTACTTTTGCTTGATGACCCCTATGGTCTGGGCGACCTATTTCTCGGCCTGGTTTAGCTGGTGGATTAGCAATGTAACCGGGGTCGTGTTAATTACCTCTCTGATGATTACCTGGCAGCAGGGTATACGGCGGTTTCGTAATTGCTACGCCCCCCTAATCGGGCTGTGGTTGGCTGTTTTAATCGCGCTGAGCTGGTATGTATTCTGTACCGCCGACAGTCACTACAGCTTGAGTTACATGCTTTTTCCGGTCGTGATGTGGGCAGCGTTGCGGTTAGGGCCCTTTGGGGCGGCTTTAGGCTCCGCTCTGGTCACCGTAATCGCCACCTGGGGAATTACCCAAGCGGCAGGGACCCTTGTGCCCGCTTTCCCCAATCAAAATTTGGCGCTGTTGCATTTGCAGGCCTATCTCTGTGTGCTCACGTTTACGGCGCTGATCTTAGCGGGTGTGGTGGCCGAGCGCGAGCAGGCTCGCCAAGCCCTGCAAGCAGAAAAAGAAAAGTCGGAGCAGCTTTTGCTGAATATTTTGCCTTTGCCCATTGCCACTCGCCTTAAACAGGGGCGCAGCACCATTGCCGATCACTTTGCCGAAGTCACTGTGCTGTTTGCCGACATTGTAGAGTTTACACAGCTGTCTGAAACCCTGAGCCCGCAGGAACTAGTCGCGCTGCTCAACGATGTGTTTTCTCAATTTGACCATCTGGCCGAGCAGCACCAGCTGGAGAAAATTAAGACCATTGGCGATGCCTATATGGCGGTGGGAGGCATACCCTACGAGCGCCATGACCACGCCCAGGCCGTAGCCGATATGGCTTTGGATATGCAGGCTATGGCCCAGACCTTTAGCGATCGCACCGGCAAAGCTTTCCGCCTACGCATTGGCATCAACACTGGCCCCGTGGTGGCTGGGGTGATCGGCACCAAAAAATTTATTTATGACCTCTGGGGTGACACCGTCAACACGGCGAGCCGCATGGAGTCGTTCGGCGTCGCCGATCACATTCAGGTAACTGAGACTACCTATCACTGCCTCAAAGACAGCTATGATCTTGACCTGCGTGGAGAGGTATTGGTCAAGGGAAAAGGCCCCATGCGCACTTACTTTTTACGGCAAAAAACCTTTGTAGCTACCGTCCATTCGATCTAG
- the acs gene encoding acetate--CoA ligase, whose translation MASPTIESILHENRLFSPSEGFVQKASIRSLEEYHALSERAAADPAGFWAELASQELHWFKPWDTVLDWQPPFAQWFVGGKINISYNCLDRHLTTWRRNKAALIWEGEPGDTRTLTYAQLHREVCQVANVLKGLGVQKGDRVGIYMPMVPEAAIAMLACARIGAPHTVIFGGFSAEALKDRLNDAEVKVVITADGGFRKDKVVPLKAAVDQALEGGGVPSVSSVLVVQRTKDNSPMVEGRDHWWHELQATASADCPPEEMDAEDLLFILYTSGTTGKPKGVVHTTGGYNLYTHMTFKWTFDIKDTDVYWCTADVGWITGHSYIVYGPLSNGATTVMYEGVPRPSNPGCFWDVIEKYGVTIFYTAPTAIRAFIKMGDELPKARDLSSLRLLGTVGEPINPEAWMWYHQVIGGERCPIVDTWWQTETGGFMITPLPGVIATKPGSATLPFPGILADVVDLDGHPVPPGEGGYLVIKHPWPSMMRTVYGDDDRYRRTYWEHIAPIDGQYLYFAGDGARKDEDGYFWVMGRVDDVINVSGHRLGTMEVESALVSHPAVAEAAVVGRKDEIKGEDIFAFVILEGHYSASDELKQALKQHVVNEIGAIARPGEIKFADALPKTRSGKIIRRFLRNLASGEAIAGDASTMEDQSVLDQLRQG comes from the coding sequence ATGGCTTCTCCCACCATCGAATCGATTCTCCACGAAAATCGCCTGTTTTCCCCCAGCGAAGGATTTGTTCAAAAGGCATCCATTCGTAGCCTAGAGGAGTATCATGCCCTCAGTGAGCGGGCAGCGGCAGACCCCGCCGGTTTCTGGGCTGAGCTCGCCAGCCAAGAACTGCACTGGTTTAAACCTTGGGATACGGTGCTCGACTGGCAGCCGCCCTTTGCCCAGTGGTTTGTGGGCGGCAAAATCAATATTTCCTACAACTGTTTAGATCGCCATTTGACCACCTGGCGACGCAATAAAGCCGCTTTAATTTGGGAGGGTGAACCCGGCGACACTCGCACCCTGACCTACGCCCAGCTGCACCGCGAGGTATGCCAGGTGGCTAACGTGCTCAAGGGACTGGGGGTGCAAAAGGGCGATCGCGTTGGTATCTACATGCCGATGGTGCCTGAGGCGGCGATCGCGATGCTAGCCTGCGCCCGCATTGGCGCACCCCACACCGTGATTTTCGGCGGCTTTAGCGCTGAGGCCCTTAAAGATCGCCTTAACGATGCCGAGGTCAAGGTGGTGATTACCGCTGACGGCGGCTTCCGTAAAGACAAAGTGGTGCCGCTAAAGGCAGCGGTCGATCAGGCCCTAGAGGGGGGCGGCGTACCCAGCGTGTCGAGCGTACTGGTGGTGCAGCGCACCAAAGACAATAGTCCCATGGTGGAGGGGCGCGACCACTGGTGGCACGAGCTTCAGGCCACCGCTTCGGCGGACTGCCCGCCGGAGGAAATGGATGCCGAAGACCTGCTGTTTATTCTCTATACCAGCGGCACTACAGGCAAACCGAAGGGGGTGGTGCACACCACCGGCGGCTACAACCTCTACACCCACATGACCTTTAAGTGGACCTTTGACATCAAAGATACCGATGTCTACTGGTGTACCGCCGATGTGGGCTGGATTACCGGCCATAGCTACATTGTCTACGGCCCCCTGTCCAACGGGGCGACGACGGTGATGTACGAAGGGGTGCCTCGACCGTCAAACCCAGGCTGCTTTTGGGACGTGATCGAAAAGTACGGTGTCACCATTTTCTACACCGCACCCACTGCCATTCGGGCCTTTATCAAAATGGGTGACGAACTGCCCAAAGCCCGTGACCTGTCGTCCCTGCGGCTGCTGGGCACCGTGGGTGAACCGATCAACCCCGAGGCCTGGATGTGGTATCACCAGGTGATTGGCGGCGAGCGCTGCCCCATTGTCGATACCTGGTGGCAGACAGAAACCGGCGGGTTTATGATTACGCCGCTGCCGGGGGTGATCGCCACCAAACCCGGTTCCGCTACTCTGCCTTTCCCTGGCATTCTCGCTGACGTAGTAGATTTAGACGGTCACCCGGTGCCCCCCGGCGAGGGCGGCTACCTGGTGATCAAACACCCCTGGCCCAGCATGATGCGCACGGTCTACGGCGACGACGATCGCTACCGCCGCACCTACTGGGAGCACATTGCCCCGATTGACGGCCAGTACCTCTATTTTGCGGGCGACGGTGCCCGTAAAGACGAAGATGGCTACTTCTGGGTGATGGGCCGCGTCGACGATGTGATCAACGTGTCGGGCCACCGTCTGGGCACCATGGAAGTGGAATCGGCGCTGGTGTCTCACCCAGCGGTGGCCGAGGCTGCTGTGGTAGGGCGCAAAGACGAGATCAAGGGCGAAGATATTTTTGCCTTTGTCATTTTAGAGGGCCACTATAGCGCCAGTGATGAGCTAAAGCAGGCACTAAAGCAGCATGTGGTGAATGAAATTGGCGCGATCGCCCGACCCGGCGAAATTAAGTTTGCCGATGCCCTACCCAAGACCCGATCGGGTAAGATTATCCGCCGCTTTTTGCGCAATCTAGCCAGTGGTGAAGCGATCGCTGGTGATGCCTCCACTATGGAGGATCAAAGCGTACTCGATCAGCTGCGTCAGGGCTAA
- a CDS encoding AbrB family transcriptional regulator, whose product MAEKPTPLTGKALLQKVKDLSDLTKRETAKECGYYTLTKDKQVRVNLSGFYDALLEAKGINLDPESNKDGRGREPTYQVSVHKNGQIVIGATYTQEMGLKSGDEFEIKLGYKHIHLKQLDVDTDE is encoded by the coding sequence ATGGCAGAAAAACCCACTCCCCTAACCGGCAAAGCATTGCTCCAAAAGGTTAAAGACCTGTCTGACCTAACCAAACGTGAAACCGCTAAAGAATGCGGTTACTATACCCTCACCAAAGACAAGCAGGTGCGGGTCAATTTGTCTGGCTTTTATGATGCATTGCTAGAAGCCAAAGGTATCAACCTTGATCCTGAAAGCAACAAAGATGGCCGAGGCCGCGAACCGACCTATCAGGTTAGCGTCCACAAAAACGGACAGATTGTTATTGGCGCTACTTATACCCAAGAAATGGGCCTTAAGTCTGGCGATGAATTTGAAATTAAGCTGGGCTATAAACACATTCATCTAAAACAGTTAGACGTCGATACCGACGAGTAG
- a CDS encoding CPBP family intramembrane glutamic endopeptidase, whose protein sequence is MALGIPASLLVVRLGKIPLTYPVAPQHKLPLLLPLYLLAPVAVEGHRRLSAGTWADYGVAWNVPFWQLVAVGFAIATGGVIALVALQIGLGWRRWQPHRQAPDDLSVSKPDPSNPEPAAGPGPGGVLLAVLPLALFIGWIEELVFRGVLVNGLGQAWPLWAMAIAVSLIFAVSHLVWDGPAGAPQLPGLAIMGAVLLLARWAVGGSLGLAWGLHAGWVFAIAAIDALALVKPGKDGPAWLIGLPDQPLTGVLPLALLVLTGIGVWGWSGL, encoded by the coding sequence ATGGCCCTGGGCATTCCAGCTAGTTTGCTGGTTGTTCGCTTGGGAAAAATTCCCCTCACCTATCCGGTAGCCCCGCAGCACAAACTGCCCCTGCTGCTGCCCCTCTACCTGTTAGCACCCGTGGCGGTTGAGGGGCATCGCCGCCTAAGCGCAGGCACCTGGGCAGACTACGGCGTGGCCTGGAATGTGCCGTTTTGGCAGCTTGTGGCAGTCGGGTTTGCGATCGCCACCGGGGGAGTAATAGCTCTGGTAGCCTTACAGATAGGGCTGGGCTGGCGGCGGTGGCAGCCTCACCGGCAAGCCCCCGACGATTTATCTGTCTCTAAACCCGACCCATCTAACCCAGAGCCGGCGGCTGGGCCAGGGCCAGGGGGTGTGCTACTGGCAGTACTCCCCCTGGCCCTATTTATTGGCTGGATCGAAGAACTGGTGTTTCGCGGTGTGCTGGTCAATGGTCTGGGGCAGGCGTGGCCTCTCTGGGCAATGGCGATCGCCGTCAGCCTAATTTTTGCCGTCTCTCATCTGGTCTGGGATGGCCCCGCCGGAGCCCCCCAACTGCCAGGGCTAGCGATCATGGGGGCCGTGCTGTTGCTAGCCCGCTGGGCAGTTGGCGGCAGCCTCGGCTTAGCGTGGGGTCTCCATGCCGGTTGGGTGTTTGCGATCGCCGCGATCGACGCCCTGGCCCTAGTTAAACCCGGCAAGGACGGTCCTGCATGGCTGATCGGGCTGCCCGATCAACCCCTGACTGGAGTGCTGCCGCTGGCGCTGCTGGTGTTAACGGGGATCGGAGTTTGGGGGTGGAGTGGGCTTTAG
- the cbiE gene encoding precorrin-6y C5,15-methyltransferase (decarboxylating) subunit CbiE: MTPIQVVGVGMDGRSGLAPRVQTLIDQAAVLVGSRRHLSYFADAIAETWSLDDLQTTLDRLRQRLAADHTGPIIVLASGDPLFFGLGRLLLEQLPAESLTFHPHLSSVQLAFSRLKLPWQGATLISVHGRSTDELMAALGRGDELIAVLTDPTHTPAALGQLILDLELPYRYQLKVCETLGGEDEQVRCISPEAAIAATFAPLNVVVLQRQAQDGPTLDPLPLIGLPDRAFATFRDRPGLITKRDIRIQILADLAPEPEQIVWDIGAGTGSVSIEINRLCPTAQVYAIEKTAAGHGLIQQNQHRLGNANLYPIYGSAPHILGDLPDPDRIFIGGSGGHLSEILDRCADRLSAKGRIVLALATLEHTGTVLAWVDRSTAWQAQLRQIQVQHGVRVGSLTRWQPLTPITVITLSRDEERTGGLGD; encoded by the coding sequence ATGACCCCGATTCAAGTCGTGGGCGTCGGTATGGATGGTCGATCAGGCTTGGCCCCTAGGGTACAAACCCTGATCGATCAAGCCGCTGTGCTGGTGGGGAGCCGTCGCCACCTCAGCTACTTTGCCGATGCGATCGCTGAGACCTGGTCGCTAGATGACCTACAAACCACCCTCGATCGGTTGCGTCAGCGGCTCGCCGCTGATCATACTGGCCCCATCATTGTGCTGGCCTCGGGCGATCCGCTGTTTTTTGGCCTGGGACGGCTGCTACTCGAACAGCTCCCCGCCGAGAGCTTGACCTTTCACCCGCACCTGAGTTCGGTACAGCTGGCCTTTAGCCGTCTGAAACTGCCCTGGCAAGGGGCAACGTTGATTAGTGTTCATGGCCGATCGACCGATGAACTGATGGCTGCCCTGGGCCGGGGGGATGAGTTAATCGCCGTACTCACCGACCCTACCCATACCCCCGCTGCCCTGGGCCAGTTGATTCTCGACCTGGAGTTGCCCTACCGCTACCAGCTCAAGGTCTGCGAAACCCTGGGCGGTGAGGACGAACAGGTGCGCTGCATCAGCCCAGAGGCGGCGATCGCCGCTACCTTTGCCCCGCTCAACGTGGTCGTGCTTCAGCGACAAGCCCAGGACGGCCCAACCTTAGACCCGCTGCCGCTGATCGGGTTGCCCGATCGCGCCTTTGCGACCTTCCGCGATCGGCCCGGCCTGATTACCAAGCGCGATATTCGCATTCAAATCTTGGCCGACCTCGCCCCTGAGCCCGAGCAGATCGTCTGGGATATCGGAGCTGGAACCGGCTCTGTGAGCATTGAGATCAATCGCCTGTGCCCCACGGCCCAGGTCTATGCCATCGAAAAAACCGCCGCTGGTCATGGTTTGATTCAGCAAAACCAGCACCGTCTGGGCAACGCCAATCTGTACCCGATCTATGGATCCGCACCCCACATTCTGGGCGATTTGCCCGATCCCGATCGCATTTTTATCGGCGGCAGCGGCGGTCACCTGAGCGAAATTTTAGATCGGTGTGCCGATCGCCTCAGCGCCAAGGGGCGGATAGTGCTTGCCCTCGCCACCCTAGAGCATACGGGCACCGTGCTGGCCTGGGTCGATCGATCGACCGCCTGGCAAGCTCAGCTTCGCCAAATTCAAGTACAGCACGGCGTCCGAGTCGGCTCCTTGACCCGCTGGCAACCGCTGACGCCCATTACGGTAATTACGCTCAGTCGGGATGAGGAGAGAACAGGGGGGCTAGGTGACTAG
- a CDS encoding precorrin-8X methylmutase, producing MAKLWQSPILEESFALIDQEFGAHSFTPAEYAVVRRVIHSTGDFEFKQLVTFGEGAIAAAIQHLAKGGPIIVDVTMVRQGVVGLVERTFQNPLLTAVTVGDPAEPGRTRTETGLLRCLEQYPEALVVIGNAPTALMALCDRIDAGTVHPSLVIGAPVGFVAVTASKQRLAQTAVPQIRVEGRKGGSPVAAAMLNALLVLAWEQQP from the coding sequence ATGGCGAAGCTTTGGCAAAGCCCTATTTTAGAAGAAAGCTTTGCGCTGATCGATCAAGAGTTTGGGGCTCACTCGTTTACCCCGGCAGAGTATGCCGTCGTGCGCCGGGTGATTCACAGTACTGGCGACTTCGAGTTTAAGCAGTTGGTGACCTTTGGCGAGGGGGCGATCGCCGCTGCCATCCAGCACTTGGCTAAGGGCGGCCCCATTATTGTCGATGTGACGATGGTGCGCCAGGGGGTGGTGGGCCTAGTGGAGCGCACCTTTCAAAATCCGCTGCTGACGGCGGTGACGGTGGGCGATCCGGCTGAGCCGGGGCGCACTCGTACGGAGACGGGGCTGCTGCGGTGTTTAGAGCAATATCCTGAGGCTCTGGTGGTGATTGGGAACGCGCCCACGGCGCTGATGGCGCTATGCGATCGCATTGACGCCGGTACCGTCCATCCATCCCTGGTCATTGGTGCGCCAGTGGGCTTTGTGGCGGTTACCGCGTCGAAGCAGCGCCTGGCCCAGACCGCCGTGCCGCAGATTCGGGTAGAGGGGCGCAAGGGGGGATCGCCAGTGGCTGCCGCCATGCTCAACGCTCTGCTGGTCTTGGCCTGGGAACAACAGCCATGA
- the holA gene encoding DNA polymerase III subunit delta, which produces MPAYYFWGDDDFALQTAVHDLRQRTLNEDWASFNYDVIPADAANGPAEALNQAMTPPFGQGQRLVWLVNTGLGQRCPEPVLAEFERTLPKIPDTTVLLLTSVAKPDGRAKFTKFFKTWGEVREFATIPPWKTDQIHQQVAAVASDRGMALEAGTVDLLTEAVGNNTRQLHLELEKLALYWGTNPQPIPPAAAAELVTVSTQTSLKLAQALKQGDTSTALGLVSDLLDRNEPALRMVATLVSQFRLWLWLKVLAGVASDAEVAAAAEIANPKRIYFLKQEVRSLSLAQLQQSLPLLLELESDLKQGRDERAILQTKVIELCRVFKPGSL; this is translated from the coding sequence ATGCCCGCCTACTATTTCTGGGGTGATGACGATTTTGCCCTGCAAACCGCCGTCCACGACCTGCGCCAGCGCACCCTCAATGAGGACTGGGCTAGCTTCAACTACGACGTGATCCCGGCCGATGCTGCCAATGGCCCCGCCGAGGCCCTCAACCAGGCCATGACGCCCCCGTTTGGGCAAGGTCAACGGCTGGTGTGGCTGGTGAATACGGGCCTGGGTCAACGCTGTCCTGAGCCCGTGCTGGCTGAGTTCGAGCGCACGCTCCCCAAAATTCCTGACACCACAGTACTGCTGCTGACCAGTGTCGCGAAGCCCGATGGTCGAGCTAAATTTACTAAATTTTTTAAGACCTGGGGTGAGGTACGCGAATTTGCCACCATCCCTCCCTGGAAGACCGACCAGATTCACCAACAGGTGGCGGCGGTGGCCAGCGATCGGGGTATGGCTCTAGAAGCTGGCACCGTAGATCTGTTGACAGAAGCAGTAGGCAACAACACTCGCCAACTCCACCTAGAACTAGAAAAGCTAGCCCTCTACTGGGGTACAAACCCCCAGCCGATTCCTCCCGCCGCCGCTGCTGAGTTAGTAACGGTATCGACTCAAACTAGCCTAAAACTTGCCCAGGCCCTCAAGCAGGGCGACACTTCCACAGCCCTGGGGCTGGTGAGCGATCTGCTCGATCGCAACGAACCGGCCCTGCGCATGGTCGCAACCCTGGTTAGCCAGTTTCGCCTGTGGCTGTGGCTCAAGGTCTTGGCCGGGGTGGCTAGCGATGCTGAAGTGGCCGCCGCCGCCGAAATTGCCAACCCCAAGCGCATCTATTTCTTAAAGCAAGAGGTGCGATCGCTAAGTTTAGCCCAATTGCAACAGAGTCTGCCTTTGCTACTAGAATTAGAATCTGACTTAAAGCAGGGCCGAGATGAGCGCGCCATCCTCCAAACAAAAGTCATAGAACTCTGTCGAGTGTTTAAACCGGGCAGCCTCTAG
- a CDS encoding DUF4168 domain-containing protein yields the protein MIHRLINVLPLSNRTLALAAVVASLTVLAGGAGVPSPVAEGVTLGAVAQAQDSGISPEEVMGYAASVLEMDSPRNEAFSQIKTLLTGTSHDINAIDMSCTGTANLNQLPRALRNNVRTIVVNYCNQASTIVQANGLTVRRFNAITAAHPQDPSLAEQIRTAMVQIQQSQGSSRSVNGDTN from the coding sequence ATGATTCATCGATTGATTAACGTTTTACCCCTGTCTAATCGCACCCTGGCCTTAGCGGCGGTGGTGGCTAGCCTCACCGTCCTAGCGGGTGGTGCTGGGGTACCGAGTCCCGTAGCCGAGGGCGTTACCCTCGGGGCTGTAGCTCAAGCCCAAGATAGCGGCATATCACCGGAAGAAGTCATGGGCTATGCCGCCTCGGTGTTAGAGATGGATAGCCCCCGCAACGAGGCTTTTAGCCAGATCAAAACCCTGCTGACGGGCACAAGTCACGATATCAACGCCATTGATATGTCGTGCACAGGAACAGCCAATCTCAACCAGCTGCCCCGCGCCCTGCGCAACAACGTGCGCACCATTGTGGTCAACTACTGCAACCAAGCCAGCACCATTGTGCAGGCCAATGGGCTGACGGTGCGGCGATTCAACGCCATCACCGCGGCCCACCCCCAAGACCCATCCCTAGCCGAGCAAATTCGCACGGCGATGGTACAAATTCAGCAGTCCCAGGGATCTTCCCGCTCGGTTAACGGCGACACGAACTAA
- the obgE gene encoding GTPase ObgE, which yields MQFIDQAEVEVIAGDGGDGIVAFRREKYVPAGGPAGGNGGPGGSVYLRASGQLQTLLDFRYAHRFKADDGQRGGPKNMTGATGSDLYLEVPCGTAIYDAHSDELLGDLVTAGQVLCVAQGGKGGLGNRHFLSNRNRAPEHALPGLPGEERRLRLELKLLAEVGIVGLPNAGKSTLIAALSAARPKIADYPFTTLIPNLGVVRRPTGDGTVFADIPGLIEGAHQGLGLGHEFLRHIERTRVLLHLVDATAEHPVENFHTIQQELAAYGRDLIDRPQVLALNKIDALTAEDLAELTQQFEALVPGPVYAISAVAGTGTAPMLQHIWTLLDHAAAVAAAAAAAAAVATPDLSPPEQLQDA from the coding sequence ATGCAATTTATTGATCAGGCTGAAGTTGAGGTAATTGCCGGTGACGGGGGCGATGGCATCGTCGCCTTTCGGCGAGAAAAGTACGTGCCCGCCGGTGGGCCAGCAGGAGGCAACGGTGGCCCTGGAGGGTCAGTCTATTTGCGAGCGTCTGGGCAACTCCAGACGCTACTCGACTTTCGCTATGCCCACCGATTTAAGGCCGACGATGGCCAGCGCGGTGGTCCCAAAAACATGACCGGGGCCACGGGGTCCGATTTATATCTAGAAGTGCCCTGCGGTACGGCCATCTACGATGCCCACTCTGACGAGTTGCTTGGCGACTTGGTGACAGCAGGGCAGGTACTCTGCGTTGCTCAGGGCGGTAAGGGCGGTTTGGGTAACCGCCACTTTCTCAGCAACCGCAACCGCGCTCCAGAGCATGCGTTACCAGGTTTGCCTGGCGAAGAACGTCGCCTGCGCCTAGAGCTCAAGCTGCTAGCCGAAGTCGGCATTGTCGGCCTGCCCAACGCCGGCAAGTCGACGCTGATTGCGGCGCTGTCGGCAGCACGGCCCAAAATTGCCGATTACCCCTTTACCACCCTCATTCCCAACCTAGGAGTAGTGCGTCGGCCAACGGGCGATGGCACGGTGTTTGCCGACATTCCAGGGCTGATTGAGGGGGCTCACCAGGGGCTAGGACTGGGCCACGAGTTTTTGCGCCACATTGAGCGCACTCGGGTACTACTGCACTTAGTCGACGCCACCGCTGAGCACCCTGTCGAAAACTTCCACACCATTCAGCAGGAACTGGCGGCCTACGGACGCGACTTGATCGATCGCCCCCAGGTGCTGGCTCTCAACAAAATTGATGCCCTCACCGCCGAAGATTTGGCTGAGCTAACTCAACAGTTTGAAGCCCTAGTGCCGGGGCCAGTCTATGCAATTTCGGCGGTGGCGGGTACCGGCACCGCACCCATGTTGCAACACATTTGGACTCTGCTCGATCATGCGGCTGCTGTTGCCGCTGCCGCTGCCGCCGCTGCCGCCGTGGCAACCCCAGACTTGTCTCCCCCAGAGCAACTGCAAGATGCCTAA
- a CDS encoding GAF domain-containing sensor histidine kinase encodes MSVPVFSALSEDKSALAPLIWPCCPLQGLTQAEQQQQRSLAISALALMGPGSIPAWEEAAQMAAQLLRMPLAVATLAHGPTEYIRAAYGLSSLGVGNPLSQQRQLPLEQGLGLYILDSEQPLLLPDTTDNPVVAQSQWVSAYGIRAYGGVPLMTSEGICIGTLAVMDMQSRSFSEQELGVLAMAARWGMSEYERQQATSTTATAKLGLRVSPGGQISAMATPPLEALINAVRLNLINQLTQDLRSPLTTVLGMATMLSREIYGPLTEKQREYTDIMCHSSQTLMALVDEILELNTSQPERPDLVPTSVDIATLGQQVITALTPLAEKAAQTLRFTIEPGEHHWILDQRTVKQILYHLIFSIMQVAGDNSDLCVHACRRGEALSLVMWLANPWLGEGLPSEVLTVFQPPTDRDDWIQTMPLPNASSAPQELLGLLLSQHLAQRHGGQIRVQGSADSGCRLAVLLPVLDGAKVRAEATHVAAEVGVLR; translated from the coding sequence ATGAGCGTTCCTGTCTTTTCGGCACTGTCTGAGGATAAATCTGCCCTTGCTCCCCTGATCTGGCCCTGTTGCCCCCTTCAGGGGTTAACTCAAGCTGAGCAACAGCAGCAGCGCAGCCTGGCAATTTCGGCATTAGCGCTCATGGGGCCAGGCAGCATACCTGCCTGGGAAGAGGCTGCGCAGATGGCCGCTCAATTACTGCGAATGCCCCTGGCGGTGGCCACCCTAGCGCACGGCCCCACAGAATATATTCGAGCCGCCTACGGGTTGTCTTCGTTGGGTGTGGGCAACCCGCTGTCGCAGCAACGGCAACTGCCCCTAGAGCAAGGGCTGGGGCTTTACATTTTAGATAGCGAACAGCCGCTGCTGTTGCCCGATACTACCGATAACCCTGTTGTGGCTCAGAGTCAATGGGTTAGCGCCTACGGTATTCGAGCCTATGGTGGCGTACCTTTGATGACCTCCGAGGGCATCTGTATTGGCACCCTGGCGGTGATGGACATGCAGTCGCGCTCGTTCAGTGAGCAAGAGTTGGGGGTTTTGGCCATGGCCGCTCGCTGGGGCATGAGCGAATACGAACGCCAGCAGGCGACCTCCACCACGGCAACCGCGAAGCTAGGGCTAAGGGTATCCCCGGGTGGCCAGATCTCGGCCATGGCCACTCCGCCCCTAGAAGCGCTGATCAATGCCGTGCGCCTGAACTTGATCAACCAACTTACCCAAGATTTACGCAGCCCGCTGACGACGGTGCTGGGCATGGCCACAATGCTAAGCCGGGAAATCTATGGCCCCCTGACCGAAAAGCAGCGAGAATACACCGACATCATGTGCCACAGCAGCCAAACGCTGATGGCCCTGGTAGACGAAATTCTAGAACTAAATACCTCCCAGCCGGAGCGGCCCGATCTGGTGCCCACCTCCGTCGATATTGCCACCCTAGGCCAGCAGGTGATTACGGCCCTTACGCCCCTGGCCGAGAAAGCCGCCCAGACCTTGAGGTTTACGATAGAACCGGGGGAACACCACTGGATTTTAGACCAGCGCACAGTGAAGCAAATCTTGTACCACCTCATCTTTAGCATCATGCAGGTGGCTGGCGACAACAGTGATCTCTGTGTGCATGCCTGTCGTCGAGGTGAAGCACTTTCGCTAGTGATGTGGTTGGCTAATCCGTGGCTGGGGGAAGGGCTACCGAGCGAAGTGCTGACTGTGTTTCAGCCCCCGACCGATAGAGATGATTGGATACAGACCATGCCCCTGCCAAACGCTAGCTCTGCGCCTCAAGAGCTTTTGGGGCTGTTGCTCAGTCAGCACTTGGCCCAGCGTCACGGTGGGCAGATTAGGGTGCAGGGTAGTGCAGACAGCGGCTGCCGACTGGCAGTATTGCTACCCGTTCTCGATGGGGCAAAGGTACGGGCTGAGGCCACCCACGTTGCAGCTGAGGTAGGAGTACTGCGCTAG